In a genomic window of Xylophilus rhododendri:
- a CDS encoding ABC transporter substrate-binding protein, with the protein MTHQIPHAAEFPVRSRRQFLEAGAAIGLGASLLSHASWAADSSPVKGGTLVANVLPEPAGLVAGINISQPAVVISASIFDGLVRYDKDFKPQPQLAESWSESKDGKTITFKLRRGVKWHDGHPFTSADVQYSLLEVVKKVHPRGSSTFGRVTAVETPDEHTVVLRLDGPSVVLWSALFGTETQIVPKHLYAGTNVMANPWNTKPVGTGAFVFKEWVRGSHVVLERNPNYWDSGKPLLDRVVFKFIPDAGARAAALESGELHYAVTNPVPESDVERLRRNPALVVDTKGWEAPAPMFFIDFNMQRPQFQDVRIRRAFAHALDRKALADNIWYGLAKPAEGPVPSYQKQFFKPGLPQYAFDPAQAEKLFDEAGLKRGADGVRLRINHMVSPYGPVYQRAAEYTRQALGKVGVELTLVNFDLPTWIRKMYTDYDFDTAQGWYSAYPDPQIGVERRYWSQNIRKGSVSSNAARYSSTEMDRIIQGIHDEADVNKRRELIGQMQQLAQVDVPSINLLELNFYAIYSKRLQGLREGPLRFYSTLADAWLAPPAA; encoded by the coding sequence TTGACACATCAGATCCCCCACGCCGCCGAATTCCCGGTCCGCTCGCGCCGCCAGTTCCTCGAAGCCGGAGCCGCCATCGGCCTGGGCGCCAGCCTGCTCTCCCACGCTTCCTGGGCGGCCGATTCCAGCCCGGTCAAGGGTGGCACCCTGGTCGCCAACGTGCTGCCGGAGCCGGCGGGCCTGGTCGCCGGCATCAACATCTCGCAGCCGGCGGTGGTCATCTCGGCCAGCATCTTCGACGGGCTCGTGCGCTACGACAAGGACTTCAAGCCCCAGCCCCAGCTGGCCGAATCCTGGAGCGAATCCAAGGACGGCAAGACCATCACCTTCAAGCTGCGCCGCGGCGTGAAGTGGCACGACGGCCATCCCTTCACCTCGGCCGACGTGCAGTACTCGCTGCTGGAAGTGGTGAAGAAGGTGCACCCGCGCGGCAGCTCCACCTTCGGCCGGGTGACCGCCGTGGAGACACCCGACGAGCACACCGTGGTGCTGCGCCTGGACGGCCCCTCGGTGGTGCTGTGGTCGGCCCTCTTCGGCACCGAGACGCAGATCGTGCCCAAGCACCTCTACGCCGGCACCAACGTGATGGCCAACCCCTGGAACACCAAGCCGGTGGGCACCGGCGCCTTCGTCTTCAAGGAGTGGGTGCGCGGCAGCCATGTGGTGCTGGAGCGCAACCCGAACTACTGGGACAGCGGCAAGCCCCTGCTCGACCGGGTGGTCTTCAAGTTCATCCCCGATGCCGGCGCCCGCGCCGCCGCGCTGGAGAGCGGCGAGCTGCACTACGCGGTGACCAACCCGGTGCCCGAATCCGATGTGGAGCGCCTGCGCAGGAACCCCGCCCTGGTGGTGGACACCAAGGGCTGGGAAGCTCCCGCGCCGATGTTCTTCATCGACTTCAACATGCAGCGCCCGCAGTTCCAGGACGTGCGCATCCGCCGCGCCTTCGCCCATGCGCTGGACCGCAAGGCCCTGGCCGACAACATCTGGTATGGCCTGGCCAAACCCGCCGAAGGCCCGGTGCCCAGCTACCAGAAGCAGTTCTTCAAGCCCGGCCTGCCGCAGTACGCATTCGACCCGGCCCAGGCCGAGAAGCTGTTCGACGAGGCGGGCCTCAAACGCGGCGCGGACGGTGTGCGCCTGCGCATCAACCACATGGTGAGCCCCTACGGCCCGGTCTACCAGCGCGCCGCCGAATACACCCGCCAGGCCCTGGGCAAGGTCGGGGTGGAGCTGACGCTGGTCAACTTCGACCTGCCGACCTGGATCCGCAAGATGTACACCGACTACGACTTCGACACGGCCCAGGGCTGGTACTCGGCCTACCCCGATCCGCAGATCGGCGTGGAGCGGCGCTACTGGTCGCAGAACATCCGCAAGGGCTCGGTGTCCAGCAACGCCGCGCGCTACAGCTCGACAGAGATGGACCGCATCATCCAGGGCATCCACGACGAGGCCGATGTGAACAAGCGGCGCGAACTCATCGGCCAGATGCAGCAACTGGCGCAGGTGGACGTGCCCTCGATCAACCTGCTGGAACTCAACTTCTACGCCATCTACAGCAAGCGCCTGCAGGGCCTGCGCGAAGGCCCGCTGCGTTTCTATTCGACCCTGGCCGATGCCTGGCTGGCGCCGCCCGCGGCCTGA
- a CDS encoding DUF7379 domain-containing protein, with protein sequence MIEIRLPEQAGIVNLGNGIAIHSRGLAGSVYVDAGGPGARDLAGGPLALRLTQAGLRPGPLLATAAPPGAGTPSLSRLASRSLQPGAADAPSAATVTIDVDVPDGEACVLLVEDGAGCLHWVVPEEPFAAPEAAARSLGRTVSFPVPADTLVAAEGTRGLLGRLDSAGARVQAWFFAATDAVLGPVIHGFARKWETQNRPCFTRGFTPSDYRIDDPHFARLDDAAWRALAAGPALLFVHGTFSSSGAFQGLQPAVMQSLAAAYGGRMFAFNHPTMTADPRENAIAFLSQMPQDLRLEVDIVCHSRGGLVARQMAALGSAGGRLKVRRIVFVGATNAGTALANGDHMVDMVSRFTTLARFIPEGVTRTVVDALVLAVKVAGHGLLADLEGLRAMDPSGKFMRELNVPAASQVELFAIASNFEPKAGTPFISLRRAEDLAADQVFGSDQNDLVVPTQGVFSRNGATGFPIAETRLLNYTAADGVVHTGYFDEARTGERLLEWLAGGSRAAAAGSAASGATAAEVARMFDAMRDRAVQQLTTTTSGGRALARGGNAEFTPAELEKLRPHVVNLSEGVFKASGIYSSTPQDVDAMVQEHIPRFAEKLPAGQKLRIVVWAHGGLIGERDGLRIAQKHIDWWLANGVFPIYVVWETGLFDALRSILEQVRRKLPGMGGRDLFDYTSDPLLELGAHALGGVSIWGAMKRNAELASGADGGARLIARRLADLAASDDWRRGREVEFHAVGHSAGSIFHSWFLPAAVDEKMPAFKTLQLLAPAITVAEFDSRLAGRIGPDGAAERAILYTMKRSYEEDDNCAGIYRKSLLYLIHHALEPQVRTPILGLELSLRADPAAASLFGLNGAPNAAGRVVWSVSEGDGRNSSRSQSHGDFDDDSATMNSVAANLLDEANARCAYVDSRAAPARGLDLWPVSDDWLRGVDTSAAAAPSALAPLAPSEPPAAHAAPATVRPPPSPPAPAGGGARRALCIGIDAYPAPNTLSGCVDDTRTWQRTLTALGFEVASLCDKDASHQAIVETLGVLVRDARAGDTLVVHYSGHGTQVDDFDGDEDDGLDEALVPIDFQAGAFLVDDDLRDIFRQLPPGVDLTCFIDCCHSGTITRMLGRSTGGPRSAPDTRARLLKHTDDWQDWMRAHERFRQRQASRTLSLRGSRALENNAIGWVNFSACASHELAYESGGSGDFTRHTTALLTRGALQLSNRAFQDAVIQSFGAQRRQTPQLDCPDAQRDVRLLKFLR encoded by the coding sequence ATGATCGAAATTCGGCTTCCTGAGCAGGCGGGCATCGTGAACCTGGGCAATGGCATCGCGATCCATTCCCGCGGTCTGGCCGGCTCCGTGTATGTGGACGCCGGCGGGCCCGGCGCACGGGACCTGGCCGGCGGCCCGCTGGCGCTGCGGCTCACCCAGGCGGGGCTGCGTCCCGGACCCTTGCTGGCGACGGCTGCGCCGCCGGGAGCCGGAACGCCCTCCCTGAGCCGGCTGGCCAGCCGCTCGCTCCAGCCGGGCGCGGCCGATGCCCCCTCCGCCGCGACAGTGACGATAGACGTCGACGTGCCAGACGGCGAGGCCTGCGTGCTGCTGGTCGAGGATGGCGCCGGCTGCCTCCACTGGGTGGTGCCCGAGGAGCCCTTCGCGGCGCCCGAAGCCGCCGCGCGCTCCCTGGGCCGCACGGTCAGTTTCCCGGTGCCCGCCGATACCCTGGTGGCCGCCGAAGGCACGCGCGGTTTGCTCGGCCGCCTGGACAGCGCGGGCGCCAGGGTGCAGGCCTGGTTCTTCGCGGCCACCGACGCGGTGCTGGGGCCGGTCATCCACGGATTCGCCCGCAAGTGGGAGACGCAGAACCGCCCCTGCTTCACCCGCGGCTTCACGCCCTCCGACTACCGCATCGACGACCCGCATTTCGCCCGCCTCGACGACGCCGCCTGGCGGGCGCTGGCGGCCGGGCCGGCCCTGCTCTTCGTGCACGGCACCTTCAGCAGCAGCGGGGCCTTCCAGGGCCTGCAGCCGGCCGTCATGCAGTCGCTGGCCGCGGCCTACGGCGGGCGCATGTTCGCCTTCAACCATCCGACGATGACGGCCGACCCGCGCGAGAACGCCATCGCCTTCCTCAGCCAGATGCCGCAGGACCTGCGCCTGGAAGTCGACATCGTCTGCCACAGCCGCGGCGGGCTGGTGGCGCGGCAGATGGCGGCCCTGGGCAGCGCCGGCGGGCGCCTCAAGGTGCGCCGCATCGTCTTCGTCGGCGCCACCAACGCCGGCACGGCGCTGGCGAACGGCGATCACATGGTCGACATGGTCAGCCGCTTCACCACCCTGGCCAGGTTCATCCCGGAGGGCGTGACCCGGACGGTGGTCGATGCGCTGGTGCTGGCGGTCAAGGTGGCGGGCCACGGCCTGCTGGCGGACCTGGAAGGCCTGCGGGCCATGGATCCGAGCGGCAAATTCATGCGCGAGCTCAACGTGCCCGCCGCATCGCAGGTGGAGCTGTTCGCGATCGCGTCGAACTTCGAGCCCAAGGCCGGTACGCCCTTCATCAGCCTGCGGCGTGCCGAGGATCTCGCCGCGGACCAGGTCTTCGGCTCCGACCAGAACGACCTGGTGGTGCCGACGCAGGGCGTCTTCTCCAGAAACGGCGCGACGGGTTTTCCGATCGCCGAAACCCGCCTGCTGAACTACACGGCCGCCGACGGCGTGGTGCACACCGGCTATTTCGACGAGGCCCGCACCGGTGAGCGTCTGCTCGAATGGCTGGCCGGCGGATCGCGTGCGGCGGCGGCAGGCTCGGCCGCGTCCGGCGCGACGGCCGCGGAGGTGGCCCGCATGTTCGACGCCATGCGCGACCGGGCGGTGCAGCAGCTGACGACGACAACCAGCGGCGGCCGGGCGCTGGCGCGTGGCGGCAATGCCGAATTCACCCCGGCCGAGCTGGAGAAACTGCGGCCGCACGTGGTGAACCTGAGCGAAGGCGTGTTCAAGGCCAGCGGCATCTACTCGTCCACCCCGCAGGACGTGGACGCCATGGTGCAGGAGCACATCCCGCGCTTCGCCGAGAAGCTGCCGGCCGGGCAGAAGCTGCGCATCGTGGTGTGGGCCCATGGCGGACTGATCGGCGAACGCGACGGCCTGCGCATCGCCCAGAAACACATCGACTGGTGGCTTGCCAACGGCGTCTTCCCGATCTACGTGGTGTGGGAGACCGGCCTGTTCGATGCCCTGCGCAGCATCCTGGAGCAGGTGCGCCGCAAGCTCCCCGGCATGGGTGGCCGCGACCTGTTCGACTACACCAGCGACCCGCTGCTGGAGCTGGGCGCGCATGCGCTCGGCGGGGTGAGCATCTGGGGCGCGATGAAGCGCAATGCCGAGCTGGCCAGCGGCGCCGATGGCGGCGCCCGCCTGATAGCCCGGCGGCTGGCAGATCTGGCGGCGTCCGACGACTGGCGCCGCGGCCGCGAGGTCGAGTTCCACGCCGTCGGCCACAGCGCCGGCTCCATCTTCCATTCCTGGTTCCTGCCCGCCGCCGTCGACGAGAAGATGCCGGCCTTCAAGACCCTGCAGCTGCTGGCACCGGCCATCACGGTGGCCGAGTTCGACAGCCGGCTGGCGGGCCGGATCGGGCCGGACGGGGCCGCCGAGCGCGCCATCCTCTACACGATGAAACGCTCGTACGAGGAGGACGACAACTGCGCGGGCATCTACCGCAAGTCGCTGCTCTACCTCATCCACCACGCCCTGGAGCCGCAGGTGCGCACGCCCATCCTGGGGCTGGAGCTGTCGCTGCGGGCCGACCCGGCGGCCGCCTCCCTGTTCGGCCTGAACGGCGCGCCGAACGCGGCGGGCAGGGTGGTCTGGTCGGTGAGCGAAGGCGACGGCCGCAACTCCAGCCGGTCGCAAAGCCACGGCGACTTCGACGACGATTCCGCCACCATGAACAGCGTGGCCGCCAACCTGCTCGACGAGGCCAACGCCCGCTGCGCCTATGTGGACAGCCGCGCCGCGCCGGCACGGGGGCTGGACCTCTGGCCGGTATCGGACGACTGGCTGCGCGGGGTGGACACATCGGCGGCCGCGGCACCATCGGCACTGGCTCCGCTGGCGCCCTCCGAGCCGCCGGCGGCGCATGCGGCACCGGCCACGGTGCGCCCGCCCCCGTCTCCGCCGGCCCCCGCGGGCGGCGGCGCCCGGCGGGCCCTGTGCATCGGCATCGACGCCTATCCGGCACCCAACACCCTGTCGGGCTGCGTCGACGACACCCGCACCTGGCAGCGCACCCTCACCGCCCTGGGCTTCGAGGTCGCATCGCTGTGCGACAAGGATGCGTCGCACCAGGCCATCGTCGAGACCCTGGGCGTACTGGTCCGCGATGCCAGGGCCGGCGACACCCTGGTGGTGCACTACTCCGGCCACGGCACCCAGGTGGACGATTTCGACGGGGACGAGGACGACGGCCTCGACGAAGCGCTGGTCCCCATCGATTTCCAGGCCGGCGCCTTCCTCGTCGACGACGACCTGCGCGACATCTTCCGGCAGCTGCCGCCGGGCGTGGACCTGACCTGCTTCATCGACTGCTGCCACTCCGGCACCATCACCCGCATGCTCGGCCGCAGCACCGGCGGCCCGCGGTCCGCGCCGGACACGCGTGCCCGGCTGCTCAAGCACACCGACGACTGGCAGGACTGGATGCGGGCCCACGAACGTTTCCGGCAACGCCAGGCCTCCCGCACACTCTCGCTGCGCGGCTCCCGCGCACTCGAAAACAACGCCATCGGCTGGGTCAATTTCTCCGCCTGCGCATCGCACGAGCTGGCCTACGAATCCGGCGGCAGCGGCGACTTCACCCGCCACACCACCGCGCTGCTGACCCGCGGCGCGCTGCAGCTGAGCAACCGGGCCTTCCAGGACGCGGTGATCCAGTCCTTCGGTGCGCAGCGCCGCCAGACCCCGCAGCTCGACTGTCCCGATGCGCAGCGCGACGTGCGGCTGCTGAAGTTCCTGCGCTGA